A stretch of DNA from Lycium ferocissimum isolate CSIRO_LF1 chromosome 4, AGI_CSIRO_Lferr_CH_V1, whole genome shotgun sequence:
atatagtttgactaggcacggtgtctaagaaagaaaggaagatttttgaaacttatagtctaaaacaagtcataaatttttgtgtggctgtaaataaTTTAACTAAGGGTAAAAGGGTAAGTTTTGAGTAtgattatttctaaatatagaaatgtaccATTCTTTTTTGGACAAACTATAAAGGAAGTGTATCATCTAACCATTTTTAGATAGACATTTTAGATTCTCTCGCTATTTAtatacaatttttattttcactCGGTCTCCAATATCCGTATTGAAGCCCGATTAATTTGGATTCCTGTCACGTAAAGGCTCATTTAAAAGGGAAGCACGCCCTAATAGatttttttcatattcatgGCTCTAATTCGAAACCTTTTGTTAAAgagattttaaaagaaaagaaacaagaaaaaggttctttaaaaataatatttttatcaaaaaaggaatgtgtttaaaaagaaaacaaacaataCGTATATTAGGAAAAGGGCATTTATGACCCAGTTAAGTAGCAATAGGAGCATATTGGACTTAACAATTAACGAATggcatttttgttcaatttcacATGGTTTaaggacatttttttttttacccttttccaaaTTTTATTTGACAATTTTCGAAATAGGCATTTCATCGTGGTACATTCTTTACATACACTGATTATACAGATACTGGctaaatttgtaaaaattaaatattaggTAACATGTTTTTGGATGCACCACTTTGGGCTGTTTGCATAAAAAGAAATACCCCctaatccccccccccccccgggcaaaaaaaaaaaaaaatagaagaagataGCAAATCAATATTTAGACGTATTCTTACGAAAGATTCCATCAAAATACTCTTAGCCAGAGGCGGATGGAGCATTATaacttggggttcaattgaaccccaaactttcgatACGGGGTATagatttatgtgtaaaaatttattaaaattacaataaatagtagatacgAACTCATAACTtcagaaatataatagtttagTGCTAAATTTtttagatgttgaacccctaaAATTTAAATCGTAGATCCGCCTTTGCTCTTAGCTCAATAGTAAAACATATACGAAATGATAAAAGAAAGTCTTTCATATGTAAAATCCTACTTATATAATATGGATAAAGAGGCTGCTGTATTATCTCAAACATATTCCTTAAAGAAACTACAACTGAGGATCATATGTTACACATTTACTAAAACGGTTGATATATAGACTATTGGTAATTAAAAAGCAATAAGCAATAGCTGTTTGCATCCTCTCACTGAAGGATTTCTCTTGTACTGTTGTCCAAATCCATTTATGGATATTTGCATTTTCCATAAGCTGCAAGATCACCAAATAGAAACAAACCAGATAAGTACACTTGCTTTATTGGGTGTTATTAGCAACAAAAAAGTATTTAAGCAAAGCTccaaagaaaacaataaaaggaGTTAAAATAAAGAACCCCAtagtttattcttttttttcccaCACGGTATCTGGTAATCATTTTGAGGCTAAactcatccaaaaaaaaaagaaaaaagaaggggtaattcaattgaaatccagacactttttttttctttttcacgtAGATGTGCTCGGCTTTGTGCCAATAAATACTCCATTtgtcttaatttatgtgatatttttcgcttttcaagagtcaaataaaaaaaatctttgaccGCGATTTATTCGTATGTCCTCTAAatactttaaattattaattattgtgacttatattaCTATCTATGTAATTTCTAAACATGtaaactatttaaaaaaaaaataaagattgtATGTTTAAATTCACGGTCAAAATGAAGAAGTTTCACTCTCGTAATTAGaattgtgtcacataaattgagatggagggagtactacttTATTGTGTGTATGGGGTTTATGTGGGgatgggaggggggggggagctTCACTACTCCATTCCTAAGGCTCAAACACAAGACCTCTAATTAAAAATAGAGGGATACTTAATTACAACCTTTAGTAGGGAGAGTTTTGCGCCTCAAAGTGGGATTTGCATTCAGAATAATCGAACGCATAACAGGTAACAACTACAACATACTTAGTGTAATTCCACATGTGGAGTCTGGGCAGGGGCGGCTCAACGTAATgtgtggcctaaagccaaaccaTCATAAGAAGCCTTaagtttattaataaaataatttttttccgtTAACAATTGTGtacttcaaattaaaataattagttCTAAAAAAGATACTACAtaagacttttaaaaaaaaaaaaaacttttttatcAATATCTCCATCAAATTAgtcatttttatatatacatgtttgttGTGAAATTTGAGTTATTTATCTAAAAACCTCTGtcgcattttaaaaaaattagtgtcTTTTATTAATAACATTTTTTATGATATATAATATTCTATAAAACAATAATTTTGGAGCTCTCAATTTTGGGGGTCCTAAGGCAATTGCCTTAGTTGCCTCCCCATTGAGCCGGCActgggtctggggagggtgggtTGTATGCAGACTCTACCGCTATACCTTCATGGGGTAGAGAGGTTTTTTTCGATAAACCCTCAGCTCAAAAGAAACGTAATTGATGCAGgatagcaagaaaataaaacagcaaaatattaaaacagATGAAGCAACAAATAGTAAAACACACCGAGAAAAACAGGTACCGAACATcgcataaaaaagaaaaagaagttaaaaGAGAGAAACTTACAAGGATTAACTAATGTCTTAACACCCAAATGACGAGGACACTTGTCAGTTTTCCTATAAACAAGGTTAAGAGCATAGGAAGCATGGCTACGAGCGGTAAAAGGCAAGTAACAAGGTTTTCCAGGTTCTAAGTCCTTAACATATTTGTAAGGTAAGTGATCCAAATATTCCAAAAGTGTATCATCACTCGCCCATTCATTTGCCACACAGTACAACTTAGCTCCAATATCTCCCTGCATGCATTAGAAGGAACAATCTCACCCATCAAGGTGTATTTGCTacataggaaaatatttttctgtaAAATAATGAagtattttttataattaatatttggtaagTAAGCAAAGCATATTATCTCAGGAACATTTTGATATAATCTAGACATATATAACAACAAAAATGAGGTCGTGGTTGGGGAGGGGATGGAGGTTGGGATGAGTGTGAGGGTAAGGGATTGGATGGCGGGGGATCAGGGGGTGGGTCGAGGTGGAATGAGTGTGAGGGTAAGGGATTGGATGGCGGGGGATCAGGGCGTGGGGTTGAGGTGGAATGAGTGTGGGGGTGGTAGGGATTGGTAAGTGGGTGGGTTGGGTTGGGGGGGTGGTGGAAGTAAATGAATAGATCACGTGTTCTGCCGGACCTAGTAATATCGGTCTAAATTTTTATAGTTGACTTAAGAAATTTATgtaatatgtacaaattatcaATATTAAATGCATAAacttaaaaataagaatttgaAATTCTAGCTCCGCCTCTTGAGTAGCGGTCAGTCTCGGGGGGGAAGGAAGGGAGAGGGGGTGCAGTTGGTTGAGGATTGGATAGGAGTTAGAGAGGCGGAGCTAGAATTTGAAGCTTTTAGATTTGAGATTCTGGTTATTTTAAGTTACTGCTCAGTCTCGACtaaataatttgtatatatttaatgtatttattaagaaaaatacAAGATTTTGATCAAAGCTACTGGATTCGGCCGAACCCGCATGCTCTACACTAGCTACGCTCCTGAGGAGTTGGGTGGTGATGTGAGGAGGAGATTATCAATATGGAAGGGACTTttataaaattgattttccCTACTTCCATCGAAAAGTCATTTTTCCCGATGGTCAAGGCACTTGTTTTATTTGGACcaatcaaatataaaaaaattaaaaaatattttgcacCTTCTCCGTACCAAACATACTCAAGAGGAAAATGCAAAAATACTATCCAGAAACCAAACAGCTAACTACTGATATTTTACCTGACAAAAACTTGTGAAGGATAAAAATACAAGGAagcacaaaaataaattttgcttTTCCATATTTCCCTCTAATTAAGTCAATGTTTTTGGTTCTGTTTGCTTATGCCAAGAAATGAGAAGCTCGATCAGTTAAATAGCAAGGTTCATACGTTGGAATTTAGTGCCTAGAAATAACAACTGGGTAATTCTATTTATCATCTTTTGCCATGTAATtttatggaaaaataatttagtGCCTAAAAATAACAATTGGATGATTCTATTTATCATTTTTGCCATGTAATTATTTTATGGAAAACTAATTTAATGTGGCTTAAGGTGGTTTAAAATCATTGTGCCTTAGAGAGaaaatggattaaaaaaaagagGTAATACACCCAGCAACACCGTCCTCATAATGAAAGCCTTGGCAAACGGTTACTTTGACATGTCATGCCACTAAAAAAAGGATTTGGCATTATTTACGAATTTCGCAGTTAATTAGTCATTAAATTATTCGTagctaacaatttttttttatatatatataatttgaccttaagtaagattgcCGACgaattttgttgtttagctaCACAATTTTATCTTcgcaaatttttatttttgtcacgacccaaatcacgggCCATGATGGCACCTATACTATCccctggtaggcgaaccatcTCAAATTCATTTACTTCTTGCAATAAATCAGGTGCGGAATTACAATGTGTAAACACAATTCGATAGTAAATGAAACACAATcaaatacgaaaaaaaaaatactcttattattaataattCCCAAAATCTAGTCTAGAttcgtacaagagcttctaagaaatATACAATTTAAAGTAATATTACAGAAAAAGTTTGAGACAATTTCTGTGTAAGATAAGAATTAAACAGAAATCTAAGAGAGAGACTCTGAGCAGCAGGATCCTCTAATAGCTCACCCCAACGTCTTTGAAGAATGCCTCGAAACAGTCACGAGACTCTGAACACAACCTAGAAAGAACTTTACACTCCacaaggagtgtagcaagagtagtatgg
This window harbors:
- the LOC132054788 gene encoding glucan endo-1,3-beta-glucosidase 4-like; its protein translation is MEKQNLFLCFLVFLSFTSFCQGDIGAKLYCVANEWASDDTLLEYLDHLPYKYVKDLEPGKPCYLPFTARSHASYALNLVYRKTDKCPRHLGVKTLVNPSYGKCKYP